GAACAACATAATAATTCATGAAACTGTAACAAATTCATGTATTTGGGTAGCTGTAATATTCATGTGGTGCCAGAATATGGCACCAGTTAGTTATGAAGAGACTACTTGTTTTTACCTTAACTTCTAAAgatctcactatctctctctggcTTCCTGAAAGACAGAAATAGACAGGAACTGCCAGCATTCTACCCTCAGGAGGATAACAGTGGTTGAGTTCTTCATGTCTCTGTAGGGAGCATGCTTGTACAAAGGAGACCTACTGTCTCATACCCTACACAGAGCTCTCATGGCAATTGGGAAGGTACCTTGTAGAGATGATAAGTTAATAAAGCCTTCTCTTAAAGGCAACTTGAAGAGCAAAGATCCTTCCTTGGCAGTTCTCAGATGAGCAACAAGGCTTCTAGCACCGTCAGTAACTTCAGCCACACTAGATATGTTTGCCTTTTCTGCATGAAGACTTATTGGGGTCTTTATACAACAGTCATCTCTAGACACACAGGTTTCCTAATCACCTTTGTGAGTTCTggtcaaatatattttaacatcatTTTCGTTGCCTGTTAGCTTTTACTATCACAATATAATATCATGCAAAAGTACATTGTTATTAATGCTTAAAGTTTGCTCACTGATAGTTTAAATAATAGGATATTctgagtaaaatatatttttaaactatcaaTATATTAATACAATCAATGTATTAATGGCTATTTTTGACTGGTAGCTATTTTTAAGGTAAGGAGGTAAGTGTGTGCAAGTGACTTTCTTGTAgacatttaatattaaaaaaaagcacttctttattaaaaaactaGATTTAAAGTGTCACTCAGACAAGTCAAATATCTAAATATACAGGGAAGACTATTCAGAGTTATTGAATAAGTGTACAAATGCTTATCTATTTAGTATGTGCAGTAGTATGAGGCCAGATTGCTAGCAGTGAGTAGGAGCTTGGAGTTCCTATCATGACAGCTCCACTGGCAGAACAATAGTAGGTACATTATAGGAGATCAATAAATACTCGAAACTACTTCCAACATCCTGCACATAGCAGTTATCATTGGAATGGTAATAAGAGAGTTTCGGTGCAAATGGGATCATTTTTAAGCAGGCTTATAATTTTGTGgccatttaaattaaagatttattgCTCATCCTTGCTGTCTCCAAGACAAGATGATCTTACATCAAGGATGGGAATGAAGTGTAAGGGAGAAGGGCAATATCATGTTTGTCCTTAATTTTAATTGTGGAATCATAGAGTAAGAAAGATGATTTAGTTCAATCTCTCAAGGACTTCAGAGACCCCTTCTGCAGTATCCTTCACAGTAGCTATTGTCACCTGCAGAGATGGTGTCTAAAACTGGTATTTCTAGAGTATTTACCAATATtgagtcaaaattttaaaaaagttactgaTTCTATTTTTATGCTTAGATAAACAATAGTACAAATCTATTCATTCACATAAATGTTCATCTAAATATTGtggaaatctaaaaaataaaagtgatattttaagCCGAAAATGAGTCTTTATACTCAAGAGGGGATTTGGTGAGATATTAGTTGTGGAGGTGACAGTAGATGCAAGAGTGGAAAGTGTGTTTAGACAGGCAGGTGAGAGGTTAATGGCTAATGGTGAATATGGTCAATGGTATATCTAACCCTAGGATATTCTATCCTAATGATCCCTTCCAACTCAAGATTAGACTTTTCACAGTTTAAGGACATGGGCATGTGTATCAGTTAGGAGTcattattttggggaaaaaaaaccagaatagtTCTGACTAATATAAGCAAAGAAAGgcagaatttatttgaaaaacatggGGTAGCTCACTGAATGAAACAAAAACCATGTATTTGATTAACGTgtgacaaaatatttattttgaacatttaGCCTCTgccaaaaatattaacaaaaacaaaggaaacatgtatttgtgtgtgtgtgtatgtgtatttttaaatttatttcacgGCTacctttaaacattaaaatacacaaaaaatttactgagtgtttttttttaatttcaatcacaatgttttatgattctttttttaaaattttttattgttatgttaatcaccatacattacatcattagtttttgatgtagtgttccatgattcattgtttgtgtataacactcagtgctccatgcagagcgtgccctctttaatacccatcaccaggctaacccatcctcccacccccctcccctctagaaccctcagtttgtttttcagagtccatcatctctcatagttcatctccccctacTGAAAGTGTTTCTGAAGACTTTTCTATTCTATAAAAAGATTTCAaacaaattaagataaatttatttttaaagatttcttttaaatattaactcaATTTATTCTGTCATAGGGATATGGGAGACAATATGACATCTGTCACAGAGTTCACCCTACTGGGATTCCCCCTTGGCCTGAGGATTCAGATTCTTCTCTTTGGGCTCTTCTCTCTGTTCTATGTCTGCACCCTGCTGGGGAACGGGCTCATCCTGGGGCTCATCTGGCTGGACTCCCGACTgcacacccccatgtacttcttcctctcccacctggCCATTGTCGACATAGCCTATGCCTGCAACACCGTGCCCCAGATGTTGGTGAACCTCCTGAAGCCAGACAAGCCCATCTCCTTTGCTGGCTGCTTGACACagacctttctctttttgacattTGCTGTCACAGAATGTCTTCTCCTAGTTGTGATGTCTTATGATCGGTATGTGGCCATCTGCCACCCCCTCCGATATTCTGCCATTATGAACTGGAGAGTCTGCATCACCCTGGTGCTGACTTCTTGGACTATTGGAGTCCTTCTGTCTTTGATTCATCTCATGTTACTTCTACCCTTACCATTCTGTAGATTCCAGAAAATCAATCACTTTTTCTGTGAAATCATGGCTGTTCTCAAACTTGCCTGTGTAGATACGCACATCAATGAGATTGTGGTATTGGCTGGAGCAATTTCTGTGCTAGTGGGACCCCTCTCCTCAATTGTAATCTCATATATGTGCATCCTCTGTGCCATCCTTAAAATCCAGTCTGGGGAAGGTCAAAGAAAAGCCTTCTCCACCTGTTCATCCCATCTCTGTGTGGTTGGACTCTTTTATGGCATAGCCATTATAATGTATGTTGGGCCCAGATATGGGAACCCCAAGGAGCAGAAGAAATATCTCCTCCTGTTTCACAGCCTTTTCAATCCCATGCTCAACCCTCTTATCTACAGTCTCAGGAACTTAGAAGTGAAGAATGCCTTGAAGAGAGTGCTAGGAATAGAGAGAGACTTATGAAAAGATTATGGCATCAGGGTTGACAGTGACCTAAGAAGATACTATCTCAAGAGATTCCACCCCCAACTTAGCATAAGAATTATCTGAGACAatataaataagatgaaaacagggaggcaaaccataagaaactcttcactctaggaaacaaactaagggttggtggaggggaggtgggtggggagatggggcaactgggcgatgggcattaaggagggcacttgatgtaatgagcactggatgttatatgcaactgatgaatcactaattctacccctgaaactaataatacactatatgttaactaaattgaatttcaataaaaattttttaaaaaatagagccaTCTTCTGAACCACCACTTAGATCACTAATTCAATAGATGTGGGATGTATCCTAGAGATCTATATCTTCAAATATTACCAAATTGTGATGCAGCTGGTTCATGAACCAAGATTTGGAAGCTGCAGCTCTAGAACAATACCCTTTATAATATCTTCATCAAGCTATGGTCTAGCCTCATGCCTCCCAAAATGGTTTTCTCAAAACACTAGCTTCTCAagggctttaaaaataaactctatggTAAAGGGAGTTTGAAAATTATTGCATATTAGACGCCTTACTTTAGAGCTCACAATTCATATTAGCATagtgaaaactaaaaatttctaTGGTGAAGAAgatttttattccaatttttaaccaatgttttcaaaatttatttgatcacataaaaattttttcataacACTAACAGTTTCCTGGGACAGAAAATCTTGATCTTGACTGACTCATTGTGAACACTTCCTGTTACCACCTTCTAGagcaaaattatttctttcctgcAAGGTGAGCCTCTAAAGAGGATGTAGGTCTAAGCACAGTACCCCGAATCAGCCTGTGAGAATGTGTACTCTCTTTGGGTAAAGAAAGTGAGGGTCAGTGTCTCTCCTCATCACTGCTAGGTCATCTGGAGATAATGAATCCAATCCTCTGCTTCACCTTGGGTCAGCATTCCTAGTTACATTTCATGGGCTAACTTCATTCAATTTCACAACCTTCTATatctgagatttaaaaatgtatacatgtcCCTGTTTACCCATTATACTCAatctattttttctctccttgatTTGAAAGATAAAACCAAGTTTCTCACAGAAATCTGAGAGGATTTGCAAAAGCCACCACCTACATAGTGTATAAGCTTTAGAAAGAGTTCTCCAGTGTTGTGTTTAGAAAATAGAGATAGGGGAGAAGTTCTATAAGAGAATGGTCACAGGAAAGTACGCAATGAATGAtggataaaaaggaaatgaataaaggaTAGAATGCCCAAGGGGCTAGTTGATCCTTTGAAGAttaaaaagggaacaaaatagGGAAAGTGCATGATTTATTATATGTTGGTTATTcctgaaatgaataaatctaaaatGATAGCCTCACACCCAGGAATTTCCTGATACTCTGTACAGAATGCCATGTGGACTACTGcaatctcaaaagaaaaagggTTAAGTGAGCACTAAGGAACACATGCATAGTCCTCAGTGGCTCAATGGATcctagagaaagggaaaaaaggaaagtcaaatcaacttctcttaaaaaaaaaaaacaaccttaggGGCTTAAGTCTTGGTCATTAGTTTGGTAGGTCCATAAACTAGTTTTCTATCAATTAACCTGGAATTGATCAGAATGGTCAGGGCTTAGTGACCTTCACAAAACTCACAAGATAATCATGGTTAACCCAGATGCCAATTTCAATCTTTATAATGAAGGATGTTTCTCCTCAGGGAAAGGAGTGCCTGTGTCCATTATTCAAGATAGCCCAGTTCTCTTTTCAAAAAtctgagaaatgaataaaaaaatatatgactcaAAGAGCCTAGCATCAGAGCAAATGAAATTGAATAATATAGAAGGGTATTTCTTTAAAACTGCAGAAAAACTCCCCCCAGTAGGTCACAATTCTCATAACGAACCTAGATGTCTATAACGAAGTTTCTATACCTTggatataaataataacaaacacagtaaaaataaactttaacaaaTTCTGCCTCTTTGTTTCCCTAGCTTTCAAGATTCCAAGTGAAACATTGAAAAAAACAATTGTTATTTTCCATCAATTATATGTGCTATGACTTTCTGAAGATATGTTCACCCTTGACTCAGATACTTATTTCATCAATCAAAAGACAACATTTCGCAAACCAATTACTGAGGTAATTTACTTTGGGAAGTGTTTAAATGATCAGTGTATTGATTTTTATTCTACTTCCAAATAGAAATTATGTCCAAAATCTGGTGGACCGTGCTATAATCACAAGCTATAAATGCAGGCTGAATTAAGGTCAGTGTTGATAGAAAATGCCCAATGCGGACAGATAATGTAAATATTGGAGAATATATGTATTGCATTTAAGAGTTAACTAtgtgttattttcctttctatacagttatgttttatatatgtttatgttttactctgaccacttttttttttaaagtaagctctatacccaacatggggcttgaactcatgaccccaaaattGAGACtcgcatgctctacagactgagccagccagttgcccctACTCTGAGCACGTTTAGAAGTTGTCCACAAGTTAAAGCAATGCTACCTTGATTTGCAATGGAAAACATGTAATTTTGAGATGATGCATTTCCCAAAGTTAAAGTTTGTTTgttatcataaatatttatatttaattttcttattatctTAGTtcaaagtttttacttttttataacaGATGGTCATACAGTAGATAAACTAGAGAACTATATCCTATTGTTTTCAAGATTTCAGTATGCTATTTTTTATATGTCAGTTTCTAGATTTCCACATTTTCTGCAAGTCacctgaaacataaaaaaaagaaggtcccAGTATTTATGGATTGCCTAGTGCGCACCAGGATTTTCACATGAGTAAGAGCCATTTTTGGTGTCCCTGAATGTGTGTTTCTTCCCATAATGGATATGTTCTCCAAATTTGATAATTGTGACCAGTTTTCCCCAAGTTTTCATGATAACCTCAGCAAGACACTGTAATGAGCTAATTAGTTTGTAAATCACATGATTGACTGTTAAGAGATTTCCCAAATAACATTTTGGCCTCCTTACATCCAGTATAGGAAAACAGTGGAATACAAAGAAATATGACAACATCATAGGTAGAAAACATTCTCCCaatcccagaagaggcaggaagcTTCGAGGGGAAGCTGCCTTAGAGAGggttctctcctctcctgccctgaGGAACTGGATCTGGAATCTCCTCACTTCAGAACAGAGATTAGAGAATACTTCCAAGGTTGACCTACTTGGGTGGTTTGTGCCCTAGAAAACCCCTCCTCAGACATGTTCTAATAAGCCCCACTGGGACATCTTGGCTCTCCTCGGACTCCCTATTCTGCTCCCTGTCTCCGTAACCTGCTCTCTCCAGCATCTCCACAGCTTGACTTGTTGCTTGgaatcagctgatttttcagggtcctttcttcccacctctgCTGCTCCACAAGGGGCCCAGATTACAGTGGGGAGAAGCCGAAGGACAGAGGGGAAGGCCGGGAACTTCTTCACCATTACACTGGTTCTGCTTCCTTATATGTTCACCTGAACCATCTGCAGATTTGGCGATTAGGGCAGTGCTGGGATTCATGAAATCCAAATAATGCCCAGTATTCAGGGACTGTAATGACTGATGTCTCAGAGGTGTGTTCTGTGGCTGGCTGTGTTGTCTAATCGTGGGTCCTGCTGGGGATGAGAGCAGAAATAGAGAACTGCTTTGTCTGTCCTTCCCAGTGGAGGTGGGCATGCATGCATCTCACAGCCCACCCCTCCAGTGAGCCCTCAGGTGCTACCAACTAGGTTGAGGTCATCAGAGAATAAAAGCTCCTTTTCTGAGGACTCTGCCACATTTTTGATCAGGCACAGAAGTGAGGGTTCTTCAGCTCCCACAGAAGCTCCCAGAAAGCAGGATCCTGCCCAACTTCAGGTGCTTTTCCCTTCTGAGGTCCTTGAGTCCAAATGTGGGAGCTAACCAGGTTACCTTATTATACTATATCATTAATTCCTGTTAGACGTGTGGTAGCACCTACTCTTTTGTGGACTATCACTTTGTTTGTGCCAATCTTTATTTAAGTGTTGGAAAGAGAAATAGTCTGTGTTAATGTTAAACATATATGCTCATCTTTCACATTCTGTATGAATAGTTTCAGCGGAAATTCAGATGTACATTTTATGGACAAATTATATAAAGGCGTTTAGGATTTGGTTGATTTGTTTCATTGGTGGAACATCCATGTGATAGACATTTACTTGAAAAAGATGACACTAACAAAAGGAGTGGGTAATTTCTGTGTCATGGATTTATATAGAacataaggaggggcgcctgggtggctcagctcagttgtgtctgactcttgatttcggctcaggtcatgatttcaaggttgtgagattgagccctgcatcaggctctgcactgggtgtggtgccagcctaagattctctctccctctccctctgccccactcatactttctctctttctttctctctcaaaatgatagattatagatagatagatagatagatagatagatagatagatagatagatatagatagaacATATGGAATAATCTTCCTATCCAAAGAAAATTACAGTAGGTTATATTATAGAATGATGTTATATCAGGAAAATTAACATGTTGGTTATTGTATAAATTATGCATTTACTTAATGTCAAACATAGGCACAGTTCATACTAAATCTATGAGATATTTATTGCAATGGAAACCAAGCGGATACTAAATCTATGTCATATGCTTATGTTTCATTAAGCTTAGCATTAAGGACATTTAgaatgtattcaataaatatgtgtaaatGTTAGATTTTTCATAGCTTGGAAGATTAGTTTTTATAGTGAGGATGGGAAAAGTATAGAAAGGGGACCAAGGTGTTAGGTGCTGGTGTgtgaggtgggaggaggatgACATACtcaataatactttaaattttctttttataggattctttttttttttgcttaatgtatatctttttatttatcacTGCTCTTTCTCCTGAGGCACATTTTTACAAGAAAATCTTCACAAAGCTCAGTACCATCGACCTGCTTCACTATGTGCTtccacagtgcctggtacataggaaGCACTCAAGAGTATGATCAACTATTAACCTTTAACAGATTCTTGAATAGGCTATCATTACATGGAACTGACACTCAGTTCTTTACGGTTCACAATAGTTCTTCCATCCAGAAAAATCACTTATCCTATCAACCCTTATCCCATAAGACAACTTGGCAAAGTCTTGGCTTATAACTATAGAAGCAATAAGATAAAttagttttcagtttttccttgCTACTTGTAGGTAAGCAGCCCTACAGTTCAGTGGAGCTATAGATTCACAATAAGTGATTACTTTAGAAATTCTGCTTCACCCAACTCCACTACTTTAGAAGAGAACTTGCCAGCTCACCACCCTTCAACATTTACTTTTTGAAACATAGCTTCCATTGAGTTCTGATGTTTATATAGGAAATGATTTCCTTCTTAGATATTTATTCTAGAGCTTTAGTTTTGCCTGATTATTTATTAGCTTCCATTGAGTTCTGATGTTTATATAGGAAATGATTTCCTTCTTAGATATTTATTCTAGAACTTTAGTTTTGCCTGATTATTTATTAGCTTCCATTGAGTTCTGATGTTTATATAGGAAATGATTTCCTTCTTAGATATTTATTCTAGAACTTTAGTTTTGCCTGATTATTTATTAACCAGACAACCAAAGTTTACCACTTTTGAAATTCTGaaattgtacatatataaacttATGTACATCTCTGTGCCCAAAGGTGACATTTGGACCTGGAACCCATCACAGTGTTGAGCCACTACCTTAACTCCCCCAGCCCAGAAGAAATTTAATCTGTTTGCCTTTCATTTGATTGTTTTTAACTGATACATGTCATATAGGtatcaaagaaaattttaaaaaatagataaaggagaaGTATATTCAGAATTTAATTGTTTAAAACACTTTGTAAATCCTTCAGTTAGtcttatcaaatttttaaaaatcgattTTAATACATATCTCCACGGGTGCAATTGTTCTAAATTGTTATACTTTACTTCCTTTGGGAGGAATGGGCTGAACTTGACAGGATTatagtagaatatattttaaaagaaatcaaatctaATATAAAGAAATCAATTGTTagatgtttattcatttgtattcatttatttgtccctttgacaaatgtttattaacTGTCAGGGTATAAAAATTAACAAGCCTATTCCACtgctttaaaagaaatcaaatttgaaACAGAGCTACTGTACTGAAAGAATATTAATGTACCCCGGCCTCctttttatttggctttaaatTTAGCTGTCAAAAAGCCATGGTttgtactctattttttttttcatttatgttttcatgttgagggaataaaggaaaattgGGAAAAGGAATTACTATTTTATAAGTGGGTAGCTTTGAATGTATCCATATCCATGTATTTTCCTATGCCtatgtgtttaaaaaacaaatttagaagaTTTGTTAAGCATAGAAATTGTTAATATTAACCTAAAATCAAATAAACCCTGGTCATATGtgaagaatttttaatatattatttaaattacttcTATGTCCAGATGATTTGATAATTTATCAATAATGTTTATAAGAAAACAGATACCTCATCTGTTGCTGTTAGGAAgggttctgtttcttttcctgcatCTTGCTTCAGTGAGGTTACCCGAGTCTAGGGTCTGGTCCTCACTTTTAGGTCCAGCTTTGGAAATCTATTCAGGAACTCTATCATGGCACCCAAAGCACAATGGGATAGTGCATAAACCAAAGTATCTAAATGTTCGTTTACTTAAAACTCAAGATGAGACTACATAATAAGCAAAGAACTTTGCTGTTCAACACATTCCTTCTTTGTGGAAATATCTACTCAGAAAGATAATTTATTACCTAATGTTTTGATTGGTGAACATGAAATCAAAGCAAGAGAGGCTAATCAGAGATCTTTCTGAAT
This genomic window from Halichoerus grypus chromosome 12, mHalGry1.hap1.1, whole genome shotgun sequence contains:
- the LOC144378688 gene encoding olfactory receptor 2A7-like; the protein is MGDNMTSVTEFTLLGFPLGLRIQILLFGLFSLFYVCTLLGNGLILGLIWLDSRLHTPMYFFLSHLAIVDIAYACNTVPQMLVNLLKPDKPISFAGCLTQTFLFLTFAVTECLLLVVMSYDRYVAICHPLRYSAIMNWRVCITLVLTSWTIGVLLSLIHLMLLLPLPFCRFQKINHFFCEIMAVLKLACVDTHINEIVVLAGAISVLVGPLSSIVISYMCILCAILKIQSGEGQRKAFSTCSSHLCVVGLFYGIAIIMYVGPRYGNPKEQKKYLLLFHSLFNPMLNPLIYSLRNLEVKNALKRVLGIERDL